In the Desulfobacterales bacterium genome, one interval contains:
- the rfbD gene encoding dTDP-4-dehydrorhamnose reductase gives MKVTTPPTILITGKNGQVGWELQRALLPLGHLVALDREGIDLADNDSLCRVVRRVKPDLIVNGAAYTAVDKAEEERDLAMQVNGIAPGVLAEEARRLDSLLIHYSTDYVFDGSKQTPYSETDTPEPINTYGAGKLAGERAVQAAGADHLILRTSWVYGARGSNFLLTMLRLMREREELRVVADQTGTPTWARLIAETTAQIIGQSLDERRRKSFQSAIYNLTSAGATTWHGFAEKIKAVAEQGNQRELLTIQNIEPVSTEEYPTPARRPRNSTMMITKLQQKYGLTMPNWDAALELCMEELS, from the coding sequence ATGAAAGTGACTACTCCGCCCACAATCCTGATTACTGGCAAAAACGGCCAGGTCGGCTGGGAATTGCAGCGCGCCCTGCTGCCCCTAGGCCATCTCGTCGCCCTGGACCGCGAGGGAATCGATCTGGCCGATAACGATTCGCTTTGCCGGGTCGTCCGACGGGTCAAGCCCGATCTGATTGTCAATGGTGCGGCCTATACCGCCGTCGACAAGGCCGAGGAAGAGCGCGATCTGGCCATGCAGGTAAACGGCATTGCCCCCGGCGTTCTGGCCGAAGAGGCCAGGCGGCTTGATTCGTTACTGATCCACTACTCCACCGATTATGTCTTTGACGGCAGCAAGCAAACACCATATTCCGAGACCGACACCCCCGAGCCGATCAACACCTATGGCGCCGGCAAACTCGCCGGAGAGCGGGCCGTTCAAGCCGCCGGCGCCGACCACCTGATTCTGCGGACCTCATGGGTGTACGGCGCCCGGGGCAGTAATTTTCTGCTGACCATGCTCAGGCTGATGCGGGAGCGGGAAGAATTGCGGGTCGTCGCCGATCAAACCGGTACCCCTACCTGGGCAAGGCTCATCGCCGAGACCACCGCCCAGATCATCGGGCAGTCACTGGATGAGCGGCGGCGGAAATCATTTCAATCGGCGATCTATAATCTTACCTCCGCCGGCGCTACGACCTGGCACGGTTTTGCCGAAAAGATCAAGGCCGTCGCCGAGCAGGGAAATCAAAGGGAACTTTTGACAATCCAAAATATCGAGCCTGTCAGTACCGAGGAGTACCCGACCCCGGCCAGGCGCCCGCGGAACTCCACTATGATGATTACCAAACTGCAACAGAAGTATGGTCTGACCATGCCGAACTGGGATGCGGCTCTGGAACTCTGCATGGAGGAGCTTTCATGA
- a CDS encoding ABC transporter permease, giving the protein MNPHAAQPTSLAALAKSLWRHRQLIVQMTRRDVAGRYRGSVLGMAWSFFNPVFMLAVYTFVFSVVFKARWGVDVDEGKTQFAIVLFVGMIVHGLLAEVLNRAPGLILANTNYVKKVVFPLEILPVVSMGAALFHSLVSLVVLLAACVIFNGYLHWTAILTPLVLLPLIVLTLGLAWMLASLGVFLRDVGQTIIIITTVMLFLAPVFYPVSAVPEAVRVFIMANPLTFIIEQAREVLIWGRLPNWLGLGIYTLVATAFAWAGYAWFQKTRKGFADVL; this is encoded by the coding sequence ATGAATCCCCATGCCGCCCAGCCCACCTCCCTTGCTGCTTTGGCCAAAAGCCTCTGGCGCCACCGCCAGCTTATCGTCCAGATGACGCGGCGCGATGTGGCGGGGCGCTACCGGGGCTCGGTCCTGGGCATGGCCTGGTCGTTCTTCAACCCGGTGTTCATGCTGGCGGTGTACACCTTTGTCTTTTCCGTGGTTTTCAAGGCCCGTTGGGGAGTGGATGTGGATGAAGGCAAGACCCAGTTCGCCATAGTGCTCTTTGTCGGTATGATCGTCCACGGCCTGCTGGCCGAGGTCCTGAACCGCGCCCCCGGCCTGATCCTTGCCAATACCAACTACGTCAAAAAAGTCGTGTTCCCATTGGAAATACTGCCCGTGGTCAGTATGGGGGCAGCTCTGTTTCACAGCCTGGTGAGCCTGGTGGTCTTACTGGCGGCCTGTGTTATCTTCAACGGCTATCTGCATTGGACGGCGATTTTGACTCCACTGGTCTTACTGCCCCTTATCGTCCTTACCCTGGGCCTGGCCTGGATGCTGGCCTCCCTGGGGGTCTTTTTGCGCGATGTCGGCCAGACCATCATCATTATTACCACGGTGATGCTGTTTTTGGCGCCTGTTTTTTATCCGGTCAGCGCCGTGCCGGAAGCGGTCCGAGTTTTTATCATGGCCAACCCCCTTACCTTTATTATCGAGCAGGCGAGAGAGGTGCTGATCTGGGGGCGTTTGCCGAACTGGCTTGGTCTGGGTATTTATACATTAGTGGCCACCGCCTTCGCCTGGGCCGGCTATGCCTGGTTCCAGAAAACCAGAAAAGGCTTTGCCGATGTCCTTTGA